A genomic segment from Desulfurispirillum indicum S5 encodes:
- a CDS encoding sensor domain-containing diguanylate cyclase: protein MDINRDLQNLMQLVASVTDAFTAAFFILNSSHTSLKLVACQTLSRNIVEDFSVPLENSLLGVIYKHGKVYDVSRTEREIHNFPYYAKDEDIKSFIGVPIEGQGILVVDTKRQFGFNDRDKKILSMFSLQIKTILNTYQHYKYYEEKAGYLDIVHGFNRIIQEGYEFNIILCQMVKLLCARLHVDTGLMATVDPTQKKYRIQFVTGQTFRSSERPAADFGTGLMGWICYNKKPLILGNVRKDGGNTCAYSFNEPFQFRSFLGYPIISEGNVVAVIALLSEREEFFAANDQAIFQLLVNYLAITRECMILRHKFSEIDPLTRLYNERFFVQTYDSIVKKAGEAYIVYIELERVDKLMNKFGFATIEKLLRKVASCLERIAGPGMIVAAFTPGHFGVLIPTEYSTVEAQQYMDGVAEQLSDEALEADGKKFQVFFRMTIARGSTGVDAPSVLAYAQGKLHAGKGHAVRNGELS, encoded by the coding sequence ATGGATATCAACAGGGATCTGCAGAATCTGATGCAACTGGTGGCCTCGGTGACCGACGCATTCACTGCCGCGTTTTTCATTCTGAACTCTTCCCACACCAGCCTGAAGCTGGTGGCCTGCCAGACCTTGAGTCGCAATATCGTCGAGGACTTCAGTGTCCCCCTGGAGAACTCCCTGCTCGGGGTTATCTACAAGCACGGTAAGGTCTACGACGTCTCCCGCACCGAGCGGGAGATCCACAATTTTCCCTACTACGCCAAGGACGAGGACATCAAGTCCTTCATCGGGGTTCCCATCGAGGGGCAGGGTATTCTGGTGGTCGATACCAAGCGCCAGTTTGGTTTCAATGACCGCGACAAGAAGATCCTCAGCATGTTCTCCCTGCAGATCAAGACGATCCTCAACACCTATCAGCACTACAAATACTACGAGGAGAAGGCCGGTTACCTGGATATCGTGCATGGCTTCAACCGCATCATCCAGGAAGGCTACGAGTTCAATATCATCCTCTGTCAGATGGTGAAACTTCTGTGCGCGCGCCTGCATGTGGATACAGGCCTGATGGCTACGGTGGATCCGACCCAGAAGAAGTACCGCATCCAGTTTGTCACCGGGCAGACCTTTCGCAGCTCCGAGCGCCCGGCGGCGGACTTTGGCACGGGCCTCATGGGCTGGATCTGCTATAACAAAAAGCCGCTTATCCTGGGAAATGTGCGCAAGGATGGCGGCAACACCTGCGCCTACTCCTTCAATGAACCCTTCCAATTCCGCTCTTTTCTGGGCTATCCCATCATCAGCGAGGGAAATGTGGTGGCGGTTATCGCCCTGCTCAGCGAGCGCGAGGAGTTCTTTGCCGCCAATGACCAGGCGATTTTTCAGCTGCTGGTCAATTACCTGGCCATTACCCGCGAATGCATGATTCTGCGCCACAAGTTCAGCGAGATAGACCCCCTGACCAGGCTCTACAACGAGCGCTTTTTCGTGCAGACCTACGACAGTATTGTCAAAAAGGCCGGCGAGGCCTACATTGTCTATATTGAGCTGGAGCGGGTGGATAAGCTCATGAACAAGTTTGGCTTTGCCACCATTGAAAAACTGCTGCGCAAAGTGGCCTCCTGCCTGGAGCGTATTGCCGGGCCGGGCATGATCGTCGCCGCCTTTACTCCGGGGCACTTCGGTGTGCTTATTCCCACCGAATACTCCACCGTAGAGGCCCAACAGTATATGGATGGCGTTGCGGAACAGCTTTCCGATGAGGCCCTGGAGGCAGATGGCAAGAAGTTTCAGGTCTTCTTCCGCATGACCATCGCCCGGGGCAGCACGGGAGTGGACGCTCCTTCCGTGCTGGCCTACGCCCAGGGCAAACTGCATGCGGGCAAGGGGCACGCCGTGAGAAACGGCGAACTCTCCTGA